A single region of the Anaerolineales bacterium genome encodes:
- a CDS encoding chloride channel protein, whose translation MQPSATFAEYRIIVLVSLKWILLGVLVGLFAGVASAVFLVGLEWATATRLANPTLLVLLPLAGFAVGWVYHRLGGAAGRGSNLVIEEARATRARIPLRMTPLVLVGSVVGHLFGASIGREGSAVQMGASLADTLRRVLRLRHRDRRLMIMAGISGGFGAVFGTPIAAFLFGMEVQSAGRIRYDGLVPCFAAAFAGDWIVRRLGIHDAHISHLPDLSVDPILGVKISLAAIAFGVMALAFIEFTHAVKHLAKRIAYPPLRPFLGGVVILALTGILGTNDYLGLGSPLIAAALNGTGVPTLAFFWKMIFTGICLGMGFVGGEVTPLFFMGATLGSVLGKPLGIEPTLLAAVGFVAVFAAASNTPLATAIMGVELFGGGAILYLFLGTLISYLTVGHRGIYGSQMVAVTKAYGVPIRSESTLEEVQHKRQEQANGSVFARLLSVGLFSLRRPRTPDEQPEDDQANDGNGG comes from the coding sequence ATGCAGCCTTCTGCCACCTTCGCCGAATATCGAATCATCGTCTTGGTCAGTCTCAAATGGATACTGTTGGGGGTGTTGGTCGGTCTTTTTGCCGGAGTTGCTTCGGCAGTCTTTCTTGTCGGGTTGGAGTGGGCGACGGCGACGCGCCTAGCCAATCCCACGCTCTTAGTGCTGCTGCCCTTGGCTGGTTTTGCCGTTGGGTGGGTCTATCATCGTTTGGGGGGCGCTGCCGGGCGGGGGAGCAACCTTGTCATTGAGGAAGCCCGCGCCACCCGCGCCCGCATCCCGCTCCGCATGACGCCGTTGGTCTTGGTTGGCTCTGTCGTTGGGCATCTGTTTGGGGCGTCCATTGGGCGGGAAGGTTCGGCGGTGCAGATGGGCGCAAGTCTGGCGGATACGCTCCGGCGCGTCCTTCGCCTTCGCCATCGAGATCGGCGCTTGATGATCATGGCGGGCATCAGCGGCGGCTTTGGGGCGGTCTTTGGGACGCCCATCGCCGCGTTTTTGTTTGGGATGGAGGTGCAGTCCGCCGGGCGGATTCGCTACGATGGGCTTGTGCCGTGCTTCGCCGCCGCCTTCGCCGGCGATTGGATCGTCCGCAGGCTAGGGATTCATGACGCGCATATCTCCCATCTGCCTGACCTCTCCGTAGACCCCATTTTAGGTGTGAAGATCAGCCTTGCGGCAATCGCCTTTGGGGTTATGGCGCTTGCCTTCATCGAATTCACCCACGCCGTGAAACACCTTGCCAAACGGATCGCCTATCCACCGCTGCGCCCCTTTCTGGGCGGGGTCGTGATCCTTGCCCTGACGGGCATCCTCGGCACGAACGATTACTTGGGGCTAGGCTCGCCACTCATCGCCGCTGCCTTAAACGGTACAGGAGTCCCGACCCTCGCCTTCTTTTGGAAGATGATCTTCACTGGCATCTGCTTGGGGATGGGCTTTGTCGGTGGGGAGGTGACGCCGCTCTTTTTCATGGGGGCAACGCTTGGCTCTGTGCTTGGGAAGCCACTCGGCATTGAGCCGACCCTCTTAGCGGCGGTGGGCTTTGTGGCGGTGTTTGCGGCTGCCAGCAATACCCCGCTTGCCACGGCGATCATGGGGGTGGAGCTTTTCGGCGGCGGGGCGATTCTTTACCTCTTTCTGGGGACGCTGATCAGCTACCTGACCGTCGGGCATCGGGGGATTTATGGGTCACAGATGGTCGCCGTCACAAAGGCATATGGCGTGCCAATTCGCAGCGAATCAACCCTTGAAGAAGTCCAACACAAACGACAGGAACAGGCGAACGGATCGGTTTTCGCTCGCCTGCTCTCGGTAGGGTTGTTTTCCCTAAGACGACCACGCACTCCAGACGAACAACCAGAGGACGATCAAGCCAATGACGGCAATGGCGGCTAG